One window of Pocillopora verrucosa isolate sample1 chromosome 9, ASM3666991v2, whole genome shotgun sequence genomic DNA carries:
- the LOC131789021 gene encoding somatostatin receptor type 2: MNETARKSFSYDTHKILHVSMIAIVMIGSIVGNSIICFLLVRFKTLRTVPNILIVNLAFIDILNAVTNMPLMIMWYIYQVPYLKGRAISWFIVTWYVLFMYLTVFNLTVLTMDRFGAIVHGIHYHSWKTINKAKAAVFFVWISSAAYTYGMFTLGLDIDLGDAPVLLYRIHYLKKFGRHFIIPGYVVPFTIMVVMGVTIWRTVHNHSRRISAYSSTGKQTKNDVKTAKTIGLTVVAFFCMGVLPMLLHNISKVHGSWPHFLAFFLNHLNSMANPIIYSLKTPRFRKAFILFLKEPLGKSQPLMASKNRMDLNSTTRNLSSKVDMFHTQISSV, translated from the exons ATGAATGAGACAGCGCGGAAGAGTTTTAGCTACGACACGCATAAAATCTTACACGTTTCCATGATTGCCATCGTTATGATTGGTTCTATAGTTGGGAACAGCATTATTTGCTTTCTTCTTGTCAGATTCAAGACTTTGCGAACAGTTCCCAATATCCTTATTGTAAACTTGGCtttcattgatattttaaacGCAGTGACCAACATGCCACTGATGATCATGTGGTACATATACCAAGTTCCGTATTTGAAAGGACGTGCAATCTCCTGGTTCATAGTGACATGGTACGTGCTTTTCATGTACCTCACCGTATTTAATCTGACGGTGCTTACAATGGACCGCTTCGGAGCCATTGTCCACGGAATTCATTATCACTCGTGGAAGACAATCAACAAGGCGAAAGCAGCAGTGTTTTTTGTGTGGATTTCTTCCGCTGCCTATACGTATGGAATGTTCACTTTGGGACTGGACATCGACCTTGGTGACGCCCCAGTGCTTCTGTACAGAATAcattatttgaagaaatttgGAAGGCATTTTATCATTCCAGGGTATGTTGTACCTTTCACGATCATGGTAGTTATGGGAGTGACGATTTGGCGAACCGTGCATAACCATAGCAGACGCATTTCGGCGTACTCTTCTACGGGAAAACAGACCAAAAATGACGTGAAGACAGCAAAGACGATCGGCTTGACTGTAGTTGCTTTTTTCTGCATGGGTGTATTACCGATGTTGCTACACAACATATCTAAAGTTCACGGTTCATGGCCTCATTTCCTCGCTTTCTTTCTCAATCATCTAAACAGTATGGCAAATCCGATCATTTACTCTCTGAAGACTCCTCG GTTTCGTAAGGCGTTTATTCTGTTCTTGAAGGAACCTTTGGGCAAGTCCCAGCCACTGATGGCTTCCAAGAATCGGATGGATCTCAATTCCACAACGAGGAATTTATCTTCGAAAGTGGATATGTTTCACACCCAGATCTCATCTGTTTAA